Part of the Atribacterota bacterium genome, GGTGTTTGCCTGTGTCTTCCCCTTCTTTTGGATGGTTTTAACATCGGTCAAAACCAGGGTACAGGCCATTAACCCGTCGGTGTGGATTTTTTCTCCCACCCTTGAAAATTACCGTGCGGTGTTTCAGAAAAGGGACCTTTTCCTCTATATTAAAAACAGCGTGATTGTGGTCAGCGTCACGACCGTTATTTCCATCTTCCTGGGGACCCTGGCTGCGTATGGCTTAGCTCGTTTCCGTTTCCCTCGTAAAGAAGATATCGCCTTTTGGGTACTTTCCCTGCGCATGCTCCCTCCCATGGCGGTGGTGATTCCCTTTTTCCTGTTGGGTCGTTTCCTTGGGCTCCTTGATACCCATATCCTTCTTGCCCTGGTCTACCTGAGTTTTAATATTCCCTTCACCATATGGATGATGCGGGGTTTTATCGAAGAAATTCCCCTGGAAATCGAAGAAGCAGCCCTCATCGATGGGTGTTCCCGTCTTTCGGT contains:
- a CDS encoding carbohydrate ABC transporter permease — protein: MPLAKTRNIGKEMALTILVFVVVFACVFPFFWMVLTSVKTRVQAINPSVWIFSPTLENYRAVFQKRDLFLYIKNSVIVVSVTTVISIFLGTLAAYGLARFRFPRKEDIAFWVLSLRMLPPMAVVIPFFLLGRFLGLLDTHILLALVYLSFNIPFTIWMMRGFIEEIPLEIEEAALIDGCSRLSVLRRIVFPLTLPGIAATAIFCVIQSWNEFALAFFLTSFNARTVPTTVTFFLSVMGIIWGEMAAVGVVASIPVLIFAFLVQKYLVRGLTFGAIKS